The following coding sequences are from one Sebaldella sp. S0638 window:
- the eutC gene encoding ethanolamine ammonia-lyase subunit EutC, which produces MLSERELREIIGKVIDEMGSNGQPNIPVAAGNDFKASSSVKENVSDDQLVDLGDINIKDQLLVDNPANREEYMKLKQRTSARLGIGRAGTRFKTDVLLRFRADHAAAQDAVFNDVPESFLEEAGLFEVTTECKDRDEYITRPDLGRKISPEGIKLLEEKCKKSPTVQVYVSDGLSSTAVEANTKNILPAVLNGLKGYGIDTGTPFFVKYGRVAAEDHISDILKPDVVCVLIGERPGLTTAESMSAYIVYKAYVGIPEAKRTVVSNIHKDGTPAAEAGAHVADLIKKILDAKASGQDLKL; this is translated from the coding sequence ATGTTATCAGAAAGAGAATTAAGAGAAATCATAGGAAAAGTGATAGATGAAATGGGCAGTAACGGACAGCCTAATATTCCGGTAGCAGCAGGAAATGACTTCAAAGCTTCTTCATCAGTAAAAGAAAATGTTTCTGATGATCAGCTGGTTGATTTAGGGGATATAAATATAAAAGATCAGTTATTAGTAGATAATCCTGCCAACAGAGAAGAATATATGAAGTTAAAGCAGAGAACTTCTGCAAGACTGGGAATAGGAAGAGCAGGAACAAGATTTAAGACAGATGTACTCCTAAGATTCAGAGCAGACCATGCTGCTGCACAGGATGCAGTATTTAATGATGTACCTGAGTCATTTTTGGAAGAAGCAGGGCTGTTTGAAGTAACAACTGAATGTAAAGACAGAGATGAATATATAACAAGACCTGACCTTGGAAGAAAAATTTCACCTGAAGGTATAAAACTGCTTGAGGAAAAATGTAAAAAGTCTCCTACAGTACAGGTATATGTATCTGACGGATTAAGCTCTACAGCAGTGGAAGCAAATACAAAAAATATACTTCCGGCTGTGTTAAACGGATTAAAAGGGTATGGAATAGATACAGGTACTCCGTTTTTTGTGAAGTATGGAAGAGTAGCTGCTGAGGATCATATCTCAGATATATTAAAACCAGATGTAGTGTGTGTTTTAATAGGTGAGAGACCGGGACTGACTACAGCAGAAAGTATGAGTGCATATATAGTGTATAAAGCATATGTAGGAATACCGGAAGCAAAAAGAACAGTAGTTTCTAATATTCACAAAGACGGAACGCCTGCAGCAGAAGCAGGAGCACACGTAGCTGACTTAATCAAAAAAATACTCGACGCTAAAGCAAGCGGACAAGATTTAAAATTATAA
- the eutL gene encoding ethanolamine utilization microcompartment protein EutL, translating into MKDDRLKASVLAVRIIPNVDLAMCKEFELPEGHRSIGLVTSDCDDVTYTALDDATKKADVKVVYAKSFYGGAANANTKLAGEVIGIISGPNPAEVKSGLSAIVDFIENEASFISANEDDSIAFYAHCISRTGSYLSEVAGIPEGESIAYLIAPPLEAMYALDVALKSANVELVAFYGPPSETNFGGGLLTGSQSACKAACDAFAEAVKAVAANPLGY; encoded by the coding sequence ATGAAAGATGACAGACTAAAAGCAAGTGTTCTTGCGGTAAGAATAATACCAAATGTGGATCTGGCTATGTGTAAGGAATTTGAACTGCCGGAAGGACACAGAAGTATCGGATTGGTAACTTCTGACTGTGATGACGTTACATATACGGCATTAGACGATGCTACTAAAAAAGCAGATGTAAAAGTGGTATACGCAAAATCTTTCTACGGAGGGGCGGCAAATGCAAATACAAAGCTTGCCGGAGAAGTAATAGGTATAATTTCGGGACCAAATCCTGCAGAAGTAAAAAGCGGATTAAGCGCTATAGTTGATTTCATTGAAAATGAAGCATCTTTTATAAGTGCTAACGAAGATGATTCAATAGCATTTTATGCACACTGCATTTCAAGAACAGGTTCATACCTTTCAGAAGTAGCAGGAATACCAGAAGGAGAATCAATAGCATATCTGATTGCACCGCCTTTAGAAGCTATGTACGCTCTGGATGTAGCACTAAAGTCAGCTAATGTGGAATTAGTGGCATTTTACGGACCGCCATCAGAAACTAACTTTGGCGGAGGTCTGTTAACTGGAAGCCAGTCAGCATGTAAAGCGGCATGTGATGCATTCGCAGAGGCTGTTAAAGCCGTAGCAGCTAATCCGTTAGGGTATTAA